TAAAAACTGTTATTATATTTTGACTTCAATAAAAATGGTGCTTAAAGAAAATATTTGTGAAACCGATATGGTTTTTGCATATTACATAAATAAAAGTGTAAATAAAATTCTATGAAAAAAGAAACTCCAAATATAAAACACATAATTGTCCTGATTTTACTGGCATATATTTTTTTGTTTCATGGCATTGGTGATTATTCATTAAAAGAACCTGATGAAGGAAGGTATGCTGAAATTCCAAGAGAAATGATCGAATTGAATGATTACTTGGTACCACATTTGAATTATGTAAGGTATTTTGAAAAACCACCTTTATTTTATTGGGCTGTTGCAGCTTCTTTCAAGTGTTTCGGCATAAATGAGTGGGCCTTCAGATTTCCAAATGCTTTTTCTGCGTTCTTGTGTGTAACTGCACTTTATATATTTATTAGAAGGTGGATCAACAGTGAAACCGCTTTTATATCTTCAATTATTCTTATGTCATCTTTTGGTTTTTTTTCGATGTCAAGAGTTGCAACTATTGACATGTTTTTCAGTATGTGGCTGTTTCTCTCTATTCTTTTTTTCTACGGATACTACAGGGAAAATAAATCTTTTTTTATTTACTCTTTCTATGCTGTTTTAGGAATGGCAACACTTGCAAAGGGTTTTGTTCCTATTATGCTTGTTGCAGTAACAATTATTATTTTCCTATTAACGGAAAGAAAGATATCTTTTTTAAAAAAACTAAAATTGGCAAAGGGCGCGGCTATTTATTGCCTTATTGTATTCCCATGGTTTTTAACAATTTCTTTAAAAGAAAAAGAGTTCTTCTATTTCTTTGTTATAGACCAGCACATATTGCGGTTCTTAACCTCAAAACACAAAAGAACAGGTTCTATTTTTTACTTTTTCCCTGTGTTGTTCGGTGGTATGTTCCCGTGGTCTCTATTTATACCGCGCAGCATCATGCAATTATGGAATAAAAGCGAATTAAGATTACTTATCATCTGGAGTTGTGTGGTTTTTATTTTTTTCAGTATCTCAAAATCAAAATTACCTCCCTATATTCTTCCCATTTTTCCTTCATTATCAATTTTAATAGGCTACTTATTCTATGAACAATGGCATCAGCCTGACAAAAAAAGTATTGAAGCCTTTTCATATATAATTGTTTTTCTTCTTTTTGCAGTAGCTTCGATGCTTGGGATAAGCGGAACATTAAATGAGTGGGTAAAAGAAATATCATCGGAAGCAATCATTATCCTTAATGGTTTGAAAGGTTTTCTCATTGCAGTTTTGGTTATTTCAATCATACCTGCATGTTTATTTTGTTTTCGCAAGTTCAACAGATTTTCCTTCATGTTTTATACTTTATTCATATTTTCTTTTTTATTTGTATTTGCATTACTGTTACATCTCAATACAATAGACATGCTGAATACTACTAAAACAATAGCTAACTCAATTAACGAAAAAAAAGATAATTATGATTATATAATCAATTATGCTTCATACGACCAAACACTCCCTTTTTATACAAAAAAAAGAATTATTATTGCTTCTTATAAGGGCGAATTGGAAATGGGATCTAAATATAATGATGCAAAAAAATATTTTATTGATGAGGATACTTTCATAAATCTATATAAAACCGATAAAAAAATATTTTGTATTTTAAAAGAAAAAAGACTGAACCGATTAAAAGAAAAAATACCAGATAAAATATTGATAATTAATTGCCATAATGAAAGGTGCTTAATTACAAATAAATATTAATCCCATTTACTAGGATATTAATTATTTAAGTTACAAAATTCACAAAGATGGTTGCTATTCTTGACAAGAATTTATTGATATGTTAATAAAATAACAAGCTGGAGAGACAATGAGTAATTTTTTTGATAAACTTACTGTTAGACAACTAACAACTGGAGATTTAGATTACATAGTTGATATAGATACGAAAGTTCTTGGAGAAACTAGACGGGATTACTGGGTTACAAAAATTGTCAAAGAAGCGGCAACAAGACCACCTGACGCATCCCTTGTTTCTGAAATAGATGGAAAAGTCGTGGGATTTATTCTTGGAGAGGTAAGTGGCTGGGAATTTAAAGTTCCAAATAATATTGGATGGATTGACACAATAGGCATTGATCCTGATTATCAAAATAGAGGTATTGCCAAAGTTCTGGCAAATGCTTTAATAACAAATCTTAAAAATTATAAAGTCGATACAATTTATACTCTTGTCAATTGGAATGACTGGGATTTGCTACAGTTTTTTCACGCTATGGGTTTTTCAAGAGGCGACATGATCAATCTTGTTCTTAACGTATAATAACCTTATACTTCACCAATAAGAATTTTTAACTTCATATTCGGATAAACTTTATTAGTTTTCATGTTGTTTGCTGACTTTATGCTTGCGATATCCATACCATATTTGTTTGATATGGCAGCAAGAGTTTCACCTTTCTTGACTATATGACATGTTGTTTGCTGACTTTATGCTTGCGATATCCATACCATATTTGTTTGATATGGCAGCAAGAGTTTCACCTTTCTTGACTATATGACATATTGTTTTTGAGTTTTCTTTCTTTTCTGAGCTATTAGCATCCGGTTTTTTTGATACATCTTTTGTGTCAAGTTTTGCAAATTTTTTATTCTTTCCAACTTTCCGTGAGTCAGCCTCTTTTATCAGTTGAGTAGCAAAGCGAGGTATATTGACAATCATGCCTGGTTTTACTTTTATTTCATCACCAGTTCCATTCACTAAAAAAATCTCAACGGGAGTTATCCTGTATTTTTTTGCAATTTTTATTATCGTGTCACCTTTCCTTGCCTTATAGGGAGATATGCCTTTTATTTTTTTCTCATTTTCCATAGCTGCTTGTAAATTATTATCAAAAGTACTTTTATCAACAGAATATGGCAGCTTTACAGAGTAATTATGGATATCTGGCGGAGTTATACCTCTCAATATTTCCGGGTTTATCGATTTTAAAACACTAATATCGATAGAAGCTGCTTTCGCAATGGTAATTAGAGGGGATCCTGCAGGCACTTTTACTTCCATGAATTTAATCGGCTGATCATATGTAATGCTCCCAAAGCCGAATTTTTCAGGTTCCTTTGCAATAATTGCTGCAGCAATGAGTTTAGGTATGTATTCTCTTGTTTCTTTTGGGAGTGTGTTGTATTTAACAAGCTCCCAGAAATTATTGGTATTGTGTCTCTCGATTGCCCGCCCTACCCTTCCTTCACCTGCATTATATCCTGCTGCAGCAAGATACCAGCACCCGAACTGATTAAATAAATCCCTTAGATATTTTGTTGCCGCAATTGTTGATTTTTCCGGGTCCCGCCTTTCGTCTATCCAATAATTTGACCTTAGCCCATATCTTCCGCCTGTTGTATATATAAACTGCCACGGTCCAGATGCATTAGCGGGTGAATATGCCTTCGGATTAAAGCCGCTTTCAATCATTGCAAGGTAAACAAGATCTTCAGGCAGCCCCTCCTCATTCAATATCTCCTTAATGATTGGGATGTAAAACCTTGATCTTTTTAACCAATTGCTGAATACCTTTCTTTTTTCCGTTGTAAAATATTGTATAAAATATTTAACTGCATCATTAAATACTATAGGAATGTCAAAATTCTTATAATAGTCTTCTCCTAAAAGTGATACTATATCTTCTTCATCATCAACATTTTGTGTTATTTTTTTGCCTGGGTTAACACTTTCCTTCCTAACAACTTCAGTATTATTTTCTGTTAAGGCGTTGTTATCATTATCAAAGAGCGGGTTATATACAATATTTCTCCCTGTCGTAGAACATCCAGCAAGAAGTATTAAGCTAATGGTGCATAATATTGAAAATCTTCTCATCTTCTCCTTAATGTAGCAAGAAACGTACCATTTCTCATAATGATAATAAATGTTATAGTTTATATATGTCAACAAAAAAGATTAAATATTGCATGATAATTTTAATGATGTTATAAATGTAAAAAAAGGAACAAGGAGGCAGGGGGCTATGAAAAAATTATTTTTTTTTGTTTTACTATCAATTTTCTTAATACCAATAGTTGCATTTTCCGATTCACAGGATACACTGAATAAATCTATAGCTCATATTGTGTCTGTCCAGGATGAAAGCGGTGCATGGTCAAGACTGAAGGGTGAGTTTCCCTTCGAGACAGAGCCCACAAGCTGGGCTGTGAAAGTTCTTGCCATGAACAAGGTTGCGCCGGACAAAGTCGAAAAAGGTGTAAATTTTATCCTTAAAGACCAGAAGCCGGATGGAAGTTGGAACAACAACACAGCACATACTGCCTTTACAATCCTTGCATTGAAGCAGGTAAACAAAGGTGATGAAGCAATAAGAAAAGGTGCAGAGTATTTAAGGGCAGTTCAAGATACAAACGGAGGGTTTAAAAGGATAGGAAAAGAAGGCGCTCCGCTTACGATTTATACGGCTGTTGTGTTGTGTGCGCTAAAGGAAGCGGGATACAATGAGAACGATCCTATGGTTAAACAGGCTATCGGCTGGTTGATAAGTTGCCAGAATGCCGATGGTGGTTATGGAATGCCAAAAGGAGCACCATCATTATCTCCAAGCACTGCCTGGACTATAAAGGCTTTACTTGCATTCGGGACGACACCGTCAGCACCATCTATCCAGAATGCTGTCAATTATTTATTAAAAACCCAGAAGCCTTCAGGAGGTTTTTCCCCTGTTCCGCCTGCACCGGAAGACCCTGAGGCTACCGCATATGCGATCATGGCATTAAGAGGTTTACAAGACAAAAAAGATACTATACAAAAGGCTTCTGATTATCTTGCAAAGGTACAGCAAGCTGATGGCGCCTATATAAGTAACTCACCTGTTCAGTTTAATAAGACACCGAAGAA
This DNA window, taken from Pseudomonadota bacterium, encodes the following:
- a CDS encoding GNAT family N-acetyltransferase, giving the protein MSNFFDKLTVRQLTTGDLDYIVDIDTKVLGETRRDYWVTKIVKEAATRPPDASLVSEIDGKVVGFILGEVSGWEFKVPNNIGWIDTIGIDPDYQNRGIAKVLANALITNLKNYKVDTIYTLVNWNDWDLLQFFHAMGFSRGDMINLVLNV
- a CDS encoding glycosyltransferase family 39 protein produces the protein MKKETPNIKHIIVLILLAYIFLFHGIGDYSLKEPDEGRYAEIPREMIELNDYLVPHLNYVRYFEKPPLFYWAVAASFKCFGINEWAFRFPNAFSAFLCVTALYIFIRRWINSETAFISSIILMSSFGFFSMSRVATIDMFFSMWLFLSILFFYGYYRENKSFFIYSFYAVLGMATLAKGFVPIMLVAVTIIIFLLTERKISFLKKLKLAKGAAIYCLIVFPWFLTISLKEKEFFYFFVIDQHILRFLTSKHKRTGSIFYFFPVLFGGMFPWSLFIPRSIMQLWNKSELRLLIIWSCVVFIFFSISKSKLPPYILPIFPSLSILIGYLFYEQWHQPDKKSIEAFSYIIVFLLFAVASMLGISGTLNEWVKEISSEAIIILNGLKGFLIAVLVISIIPACLFCFRKFNRFSFMFYTLFIFSFLFVFALLLHLNTIDMLNTTKTIANSINEKKDNYDYIINYASYDQTLPFYTKKRIIIASYKGELEMGSKYNDAKKYFIDEDTFINLYKTDKKIFCILKEKRLNRLKEKIPDKILIINCHNERCLITNKY
- a CDS encoding transglycosylase SLT domain-containing protein produces the protein MRRFSILCTISLILLAGCSTTGRNIVYNPLFDNDNNALTENNTEVVRKESVNPGKKITQNVDDEEDIVSLLGEDYYKNFDIPIVFNDAVKYFIQYFTTEKRKVFSNWLKRSRFYIPIIKEILNEEGLPEDLVYLAMIESGFNPKAYSPANASGPWQFIYTTGGRYGLRSNYWIDERRDPEKSTIAATKYLRDLFNQFGCWYLAAAGYNAGEGRVGRAIERHNTNNFWELVKYNTLPKETREYIPKLIAAAIIAKEPEKFGFGSITYDQPIKFMEVKVPAGSPLITIAKAASIDISVLKSINPEILRGITPPDIHNYSVKLPYSVDKSTFDNNLQAAMENEKKIKGISPYKARKGDTIIKIAKKYRITPVEIFLVNGTGDEIKVKPGMIVNIPRFATQLIKEADSRKVGKNKKFAKLDTKDVSKKPDANSSEKKENSKTICHIVKKGETLAAISNKYGMDIASIKSANNMSYSQER
- a CDS encoding terpene cyclase/mutase family protein, which encodes MKKLFFFVLLSIFLIPIVAFSDSQDTLNKSIAHIVSVQDESGAWSRLKGEFPFETEPTSWAVKVLAMNKVAPDKVEKGVNFILKDQKPDGSWNNNTAHTAFTILALKQVNKGDEAIRKGAEYLRAVQDTNGGFKRIGKEGAPLTIYTAVVLCALKEAGYNENDPMVKQAIGWLISCQNADGGYGMPKGAPSLSPSTAWTIKALLAFGTTPSAPSIQNAVNYLLKTQKPSGGFSPVPPAPEDPEATAYAIMALRGLQDKKDTIQKASDYLAKVQQADGAYISNSPVQFNKTPKKNTQTTAFVAWALSEGK